Part of the Candidatus Delongbacteria bacterium genome, TGATCGCCGACGAGACCTTCGCCCGCCTGCGCGAGCGCAAGATCGAGGTCAGCATCAATGAAGATGTGCGCAACGAGCTGATCGCCAAGGGCTACGACCCGGCCACCGGTGTGCGCCCCCTGCGTCGCACGCTGGAACGCATGATCGAGGACCCCATCGCCGAGGAGATTCTCAAGGGCACACTGTTTGCGGGCTGCGTGGTCAAGGTCTCACTGGCCGACGGCAAGCTGGACTTCGAGATCGTCAAGCCGGCACTGGCTCTGCCCGAAGCGGACACCGAGGAGCTCCCGGCCCTGCCGGCTCCCGCGGAACCGGCGGGACTGCCCGGATCCAGCAACTGATTCATCACCAGAGCATGCCAACGGACGGCTTCGGGTTCTCCCGGAGCCGTCTTTTTCATTTGGGGACACGCTCCCTGCATCCGCTGCCGGTTTTCTAGCTTGCGGGCCTCACTGGCAACTTCAGGAGCCCCATGGCCACCAAGTTTCGCACCGCCGACCTCCGCATCGAAAGCATCGCCTACGGGGGGCTGGGTGTGGCCCGCCCCGAAGAGGGGCCCGTGGTCTTCGTCGAGGGCGGCCTGCCCGGCGATACGGTGCGCGCTGTGATCACGAAGAAGCGCAAGCGCCACCAGGAAGCCCGGGTGCTCGACCTGCTGGAACCGTCGCCCCTGCGCATCTCCGCCCGCTGTATCCATCAGAACGTGTGTGGCGGCTGCCCCCTGCAGACTCTGGAGTATGCTGAGCAGCTGCGCCAGAAACAGAAGATGGTCGAGGATTCATGGCGTCGCGTGGGTGGCTTCGAGCACGTCGAGGTGGAACCGATCCTGGCCTGCGAAGAACTCTGGCACTACCGCAACAAGATGGAATTCACCTTCTCGGACCGCCAGTGGGTCGAGGACCGCGACGACCCGCGCGGCCTGCGGTTCGGGCTTGGCCAGCATGTGCGCGGCATCTACAGCAAGGTCTTCGATCTCACGGAGTGTCACCTGCAGTCGGAACTGACAGCGCCGCTGCTTGAGGCCATTCGCCGCTTCGTGGATCCTGGCCCCGGACAGCTGGCCGATGTGTGGCATGTGCGCGAGCAGCAAGGCTTCTGGCGCTTTGTCGTGATTCGCGAAGGCAAGCACACGGGCGAGCGCATGCTGAATCTGGTGACCAATGGCCCCGACGACGGCCGCGTGCGCCAGTTGGCCGATCGGCTGCTTGAGCAGTTTCCCGGAGCGCTGAGTACCATCGTGCACACCATCAGCGAACGCAGTGGGGCCGTGGCCAGCGGTCGGGCCGGCGACGTGCTGCATGGCCCGGGTGTGATCCACGAGGACCTGGACGGGCTGCGCTTCCGGCTGGCGCCCCAGGCCTTCTTCCAGACCAATACACGCCAGGCAGAGCGCCTCTTCGCGCTGGCCCGTGAGATGGCCGGCACCCTCGAGGGCGTCCGGATGCTCGATCTCTACTGCGGATCGGGCGCGATCGCAGCCTGTTTCAGCCGTTTCGTGGAGCACGCGGTGGGCATTGAACTGGTGCCCGAAGCCATCGAGAATGCCCGCGAGAACGCGCGCCTGAATGGACTGGACAACCTGGAGTTCCACTGCGGGGATGTGCGCCACGCCCTGGCCGAACACGCACAACGCCCCTTTGATCTGGTGGTCGTCGATCCGCCACGCGCGGGTCTGCATGCCGACGTGACCCGGCAACTGCTGGAGATGAGCCCGCAGCGGCTGGTCTATGTGTCCTGCAACCCGGTGACCCAGGCCCGTGATGCGGCCCTGCTGGCCGAAGGCGGGTATCGCCTGCGACGCCTGCGTCCCGTGGACATGTTTCCTCATACCTTCCACGTGGAAACCGTGGCCCTGCTGAGCAAGGACTGACATCATGTATCTCGACACTCTCGATTCGCTGCTGGCCGGAGCCCGCTCGCTGAAAGTGGCCGTGGTGGGCGATCTGATGCTGGACCGCTACATCTGGGGCCGTGTGCAGCGGATCAGTCCCGAAGCCCCCGTGCCCGTGGTGAGCGTGCAGCACACCAGCCACTGCCTGGGTGGCAGCGCCAACGTGGTGGGCAACCTGCGCAGTCTGGGCGCGACTCCGGTTCCCGTGGGCGTCACGGGCGTGGATCACGACGGCCAGATCCTGCGCGAACTGTTCCGGGATTCGGGCATTGGCGGCGACTGCATTCTCGAAGACCCCAGCCGGCCTACCACGATCAAGACCCGGGTGATCGCCCACGACCAGCACGTGGTACGCGTGGATGCCGAATCCACGGGCTTGCTGTCCCCCGAACTGGTCGAGCGGCTGCTGCACCAGGTACGCAGCCTGGAGGGTCTGGATGCCCTGATCTTCCAGGACTATGACAAAGGCGTGCTCGGTCCCGAGATCATCGACGCCCTGCGGGATCATTGCGCGCGCAACGGCATCTTCAGCGCGGTGGACCCCAAGTTTCGCCACTTCCATTGTTATGGCGCGGTGGACCTGTTCAAGCCCAACGAAAAGGAACTCTGCGAGGCCATGGGCGCGGGTCTGGTCAGCGATGACGAACTGGACGCGCTGGCCGACGCCTTCCGCCAGGACAGCGGCTGCCGCGAACTGGTGGTCACCCGGGGCGGCAAGGGCATGACCAGCTACCGCGAGGACGGTCAGGACAGCGCACCCGCGCTCAGCCGCGCCATCGTCGATGTCTCGGGCGCCGGTGACACGGTGATCGCCGCCCTCGTGCTCGCCCGCCTTCAGGGCGCCAGCTCGTCCCGGGCACTGGCCTTCGCCAGCCTGAGCGCGGCGGTGGCCTGCGCCGAGGTGGGCGCGGTTCCCGTGGGTCCCGAGGCCTTGCGTACCCTCAACTCCCGACTGGCCCCGCTCTGAACGACCGGTGCGTTCAGTCGGTCCCATATCGATTGCCAGGTTGAAAACTCCCTCGCCTCGTGATCCACATAGGCAGGGCGCAAAGGTTGCGTCGCCCACGCACTCGTGCGCTCGGGTCTCATCTGTCCACTCCGGCTGACACAGGGGCACGAGAAGTCTGGGGGGGCCTGCGAATTCTCCCCGCCCATCGATGGAACCTGCCAGATTCCGGCATGCATCACGGTCGATCCATTCTCCAACGTGCCGTGGAGTGTCTTGTCCCGGTACTGTTCCCGGCGGTCTGTCAGGAATGCGGGCAAGCCTTGGCCGCAGGTCGCAGCATCTGTTGTGATGCCTGCCTGGAAGGGCTGGTGCGCGGGGGTGGACTGCACTGGACCGGTCAGGAGTCCGGAAGACTTCCGGTGCTCTCCCTGTTGCCATACCGTGGTCCGGGGCGGAGACTGGTCACGGCCGTGAAATACGGCGGCGCGCACGGGCTTTCCAGGCGAATGGCGTGCCTGTTGGCCCGTCAGGCCCGTCGGCTGGCCCCGGAGGCGGATTTTCGCCTGCTCTGCCCGGTGCCCTCACGGCCCGCGCGGCAGCGCGAGCTGGACGGCAATCCCGCGGCACGGCTGGCCCTGGACCTCGCTCGCGCGCTTGATGCACGGTACGGGGAGCTGCTGGTTCGCCACGGGCAGGGCGGGCAGCAGAAGAACCTGAACCGCACGGGGCGACTGGGCAACCGTTCCGGGGGTTTTGCCCTTCACCGACGAGCGGGCATCCTGGCGGGGCAGGCGGTCTGGCTGGTGGACGATGTGGTCACCACGGGAGCCACGCTCGCGCGGTGTGCGCGAGAACTTCGGCAGGGCGGCCTGACAGTGGCGGGTGCGTTCGTGCTGGCCCGGACGCCAACGGCGGATGAAAGTGGGGGACTGGCCGATGCCCCCTGAGAGTGTGCTGAATCGTCGACCGAAGGGGTCATGGCGAGGGGCACTGTTTGTGAATAGGCTCCCAAGTCCTAGCTTGGCGGGTTGAATTGTCGGGAAACACCTGCCGGAGACCCCTGTGATTCCTTCGGGCATCCATCAGACGACTCATGGGGGACGCCCGTTGTGGAGCGCGCCCAGGCTCGTCCTCTGTGCACTGCTGGCCTCCATCGGCCTTGCCTCCTGCACCTTTCGTCCCGCGCATTCGCCTGACTCTCGATCGGGCGAGGCAGGCATTGCCGACGACAGCCTCTCGGTGGAGCTGGAACTGAAGCGCCTCGAGGCCGAGTTGGCCCGGGCCGGTGAAAAGGGCGCCAGCATGAGCGAGCTGCGCCGTCTGTTCCTTGACATCCAGTCATTGAATCCTGATCTGGCAGGCCCTCGCCAGGATCAACTGAGTCTTGATGTGGCGCGGCTGATCGTGGACGAGATGGACGAAGAGCCCGGGCTGGAAACCGAGCTGGAAGCCGGAACCGGCATCCACTCGCTGGATTTTGCCGTCGAGCAGTACGGCGACTCCCTGGAAGCCGACAGCCTGCTGGCCGGCCTGATGCTGCCCAATGAAGATTCGGGCGAACTTGACAGCGTGCTGGTGCGCGAGCTGGACAGCCTGACCGTGCCCGGCATTCCCGATGCCGACCAGCGCAGCGTCGAGCAGATGATCGAATACTTCGTGAACGGCAAGGGACGCAAGCACTACACGGTCTGGATGGAACGCTACCCCACGGTGGCGGGAACCATCCTGCCCATCCTGCGGGAAGAAGGCGTGCCCGAGGACCTGATCTTCCTTTCCATGATCGAGTCCGGCTTCAAGCTGCACGCACGCAGCAAGGCCAGGGCCGTGGGAGCCTGGCAGTTCATCGCCGAAACCGGTCGCCGCTCCGGCCTCCAGGTCGATCCCTGGGTCGACGAGCGCCTGGATCTGGAGCTGTCCACCCGGGCCGCTGCACGTCTGCTGAAGTCCCTCTACGGCAACTACGACGATTGGTATCTGGCCTTCGCGGCCTACAACGCAGGTCCGGGCCGTGTCAACCGGGCAATGAAGCGCGCCAATGGCGATCGCAACTACTGGAACCTGCGTCTGCCCGCCGAAACCCGCAATTATGTGCCGACCTATCTGGCGGCACGTGAAGTCTTCCGGCGCCGCGAGGAATTCGGTTTCATGCCCGGCGAGATCGAGTCGCCCATGGTGCACGAGCGGGTTCACGTGCCCGGCGCGTTGACTTTCGCACGACTGGCGGAAATGCTGGAACTGCCCGAAGCCGAACTGCGCGAACTGAACCTGCATGTGCTGGGCAACAATACGGCTCCCCGCGGCTGTGACCTGCGGGTTCCGCCCGACAAGGCCGACGGCTTCCGGCTTGCGTTGGCCGAACTGCCCAAGGATGCCTTCGTCACCATCCAGCATCACACCGTCAAGCGCGGTGAGACCCTGGGCAGGATCGCCGCTCGCTACGGCATCAGCCTGTCCACTCTGCGGGCGGCCAACAATCTGGGCAGCCGCTCCTTGATCCACCCGGGCCAGAAGCTGGTCATTTCAGGTGGCAACGGCGGTGCCCGCCAGGATACGGACATGGATGCCCTGGCCGTGGAGAAGGATGGCCGTCGGGTCTGGACCGTGCACCCCGGCGATGCCCTGTCCCTGATCGCCTCGCGCAGCGGAGTGAGCGTTGCGCGCCTTCAGGAATGGAACGGTCTGAAGAATTCCCGGATCTACCCGGGGCAGAGACTCTGGCTGTCGCCCCCCGAGCACGCCCGGACACAGGATGCGGACCTCAGCCAGAACCGGACGGCGAATGGTGCGGTGCGCACCTACACCGTCAAGGCGGGGGACACCCCCGGCGAGATCGCCGACACCTGGGGCATTCCCCTCAGCCGGCTGCTGCAGGCCAACGGCATGAGCAACCGGGCCGTGATCCATCCGGGACAGCGTCTGGTGCTGCCCGATCTGGATTTCCGGGCCAGTGACGGTCAGGCCACCGGAAGCCGCAAGAATGAGACGTACCGTGTGCGCAACGGCGAGACCATCGAAGGCATCGCCCGCAAGCTGTCCGTGTCCACCGAGGATCTGATCGCGGCCAACCGGCTCAAGCGCCCCGACCGCATCAAGGTAGGGCAGACGCTTGTGGTGCCCGGCAACCCGGTGGGCAGCGAATCGCGCGCCACGGCCAAGGCCCGGACCCATGTGGTGAAGCGCGGTGAGTCCCTCTGGGAGCTGTCCCAGAAGTACGGAGTGAGCATCGACCAGCTCCGGCAGTGGAATTCCCTGTCGTCCGACGAGATCAAGGCGGGAACCCGCCTCAAGGTCAGCCAGGACGGCCAGGGATGAACAAGCTGGATCTGGTATCCCGGTTGGCCCGGGAGAGCGGCATCCGTCGTGAGGAAGTACAGACCGTCCTCAACGGGGCTCTGGAATTGATCATGGAAGAATTGTCCACCGGAGGCCGGGTGGAATTGCGTGGATTCGGCATCTTCACGGCCGAGGAACGCAAGGCCCGCCCGGCGCGAAATCCCCGTACGGGGGAGGAAGTGTGGCTGCCCCAACGCAGGGTAGCGGCCTTCAAGGCGGCTGAACGACTGAAATCACTGATGGATAACCCGTCGACACAACGACAAGGAGGGTAAGTTGCCCTGCGGAAAAAAGCGCAAACGTGCCAAGATCGCCACTCACAAGCGCAAGAAGCGGCTTCGCAAGAACCGTCACAAGAAGAAGTAGCATGTGGCTGGCGTGAAGCTCCGGCAAGCCGGAGCCTCACGGAGCAAGGGACTTTCCGAAAGCCCCTGCGACGGATGGTGTCATTGAATGCCACCCGTTCCGGCAGGCTGCCGGCAGCCCCTGGTCGCGCGAAGGGAAGTCTCTGGCTTGCCTGTGGCGCGACCAGGGGTTTTTGTGCTCCCATCGGACATTCACGGCGGAACAATGGTCATGGCTGAATCGGCAGTCCTGAGCGTGGCGGAACTGGCCCAGCGGCTGAGCCTGCACCTGGAACGCGAGTTTCCCGCGGTCTGGGTCCGGGGCGAGCTCTCGGGGTACAAGCGCCATTCTTCGGGACATCACTATTTCACGCTCAAGGACAGCGATGCCCAGTTCAGTGCCGTGCTCTGGCGCAGCCGTGCCGAGCGGCTGAGCTTCCGTCCGGGTGACGGACAGGCGGTTGAAGCGCTGGTCCGCATCGTGTTCTACGGTCCCGGCGGACGACTGCAGCTGGATGTGCAGAACATGCGCCCTTCGGGCCTGGGGAATCTGATGCAGCGATTCCTCGAGCTGAAGGACAAGCTGCGCGCCGAAGGCCTGTTCGACCCGGACCGCAAGAAGCCCCTGCCCAGCTGGCCTCAACACATCGGGCTGTTGACGGCCCGTCGGGGAGCGGCCCTTCAGGACATCCTCAAGGTGCTGCGCCGCCGTCGTCCCGGCCTGACTCTGACCCTGCGTTCCACGCCCGTGCAGGGTGCGGGAGCCGGGGAGGCTCTGGCCGACAATCTGCGCCTCCTGCAGGCCGTGCCAGGACTGGACCTGATCATCCTGGGGCGCGGCGGGGGATCCTTCGAAGACCTTTTCGCCTTCAACTCCGAGACTCTTGCCCGTGTCATCGCGGCTTGCCCGATACCCGTGATCTCGGCGGTCGGGCACGAGGTGGATCTCTCGATCAGCGACATGGTGGCCGATCTGCGGGCGCCCACGCCCTCGGCGGCCGCCGAACTGGCCGTACCCGAAAGCCGCTTG contains:
- the rlmD gene encoding 23S rRNA (uracil(1939)-C(5))-methyltransferase RlmD; translation: MATKFRTADLRIESIAYGGLGVARPEEGPVVFVEGGLPGDTVRAVITKKRKRHQEARVLDLLEPSPLRISARCIHQNVCGGCPLQTLEYAEQLRQKQKMVEDSWRRVGGFEHVEVEPILACEELWHYRNKMEFTFSDRQWVEDRDDPRGLRFGLGQHVRGIYSKVFDLTECHLQSELTAPLLEAIRRFVDPGPGQLADVWHVREQQGFWRFVVIREGKHTGERMLNLVTNGPDDGRVRQLADRLLEQFPGALSTIVHTISERSGAVASGRAGDVLHGPGVIHEDLDGLRFRLAPQAFFQTNTRQAERLFALAREMAGTLEGVRMLDLYCGSGAIAACFSRFVEHAVGIELVPEAIENARENARLNGLDNLEFHCGDVRHALAEHAQRPFDLVVVDPPRAGLHADVTRQLLEMSPQRLVYVSCNPVTQARDAALLAEGGYRLRRLRPVDMFPHTFHVETVALLSKD
- a CDS encoding D-glycero-beta-D-manno-heptose-7-phosphate kinase is translated as MYLDTLDSLLAGARSLKVAVVGDLMLDRYIWGRVQRISPEAPVPVVSVQHTSHCLGGSANVVGNLRSLGATPVPVGVTGVDHDGQILRELFRDSGIGGDCILEDPSRPTTIKTRVIAHDQHVVRVDAESTGLLSPELVERLLHQVRSLEGLDALIFQDYDKGVLGPEIIDALRDHCARNGIFSAVDPKFRHFHCYGAVDLFKPNEKELCEAMGAGLVSDDELDALADAFRQDSGCRELVVTRGGKGMTSYREDGQDSAPALSRAIVDVSGAGDTVIAALVLARLQGASSSRALAFASLSAAVACAEVGAVPVGPEALRTLNSRLAPL
- a CDS encoding ComF family protein; protein product: MAAGRSICCDACLEGLVRGGGLHWTGQESGRLPVLSLLPYRGPGRRLVTAVKYGGAHGLSRRMACLLARQARRLAPEADFRLLCPVPSRPARQRELDGNPAARLALDLARALDARYGELLVRHGQGGQQKNLNRTGRLGNRSGGFALHRRAGILAGQAVWLVDDVVTTGATLARCARELRQGGLTVAGAFVLARTPTADESGGLADAP
- a CDS encoding LysM peptidoglycan-binding domain-containing protein; this encodes MIPSGIHQTTHGGRPLWSAPRLVLCALLASIGLASCTFRPAHSPDSRSGEAGIADDSLSVELELKRLEAELARAGEKGASMSELRRLFLDIQSLNPDLAGPRQDQLSLDVARLIVDEMDEEPGLETELEAGTGIHSLDFAVEQYGDSLEADSLLAGLMLPNEDSGELDSVLVRELDSLTVPGIPDADQRSVEQMIEYFVNGKGRKHYTVWMERYPTVAGTILPILREEGVPEDLIFLSMIESGFKLHARSKARAVGAWQFIAETGRRSGLQVDPWVDERLDLELSTRAAARLLKSLYGNYDDWYLAFAAYNAGPGRVNRAMKRANGDRNYWNLRLPAETRNYVPTYLAAREVFRRREEFGFMPGEIESPMVHERVHVPGALTFARLAEMLELPEAELRELNLHVLGNNTAPRGCDLRVPPDKADGFRLALAELPKDAFVTIQHHTVKRGETLGRIAARYGISLSTLRAANNLGSRSLIHPGQKLVISGGNGGARQDTDMDALAVEKDGRRVWTVHPGDALSLIASRSGVSVARLQEWNGLKNSRIYPGQRLWLSPPEHARTQDADLSQNRTANGAVRTYTVKAGDTPGEIADTWGIPLSRLLQANGMSNRAVIHPGQRLVLPDLDFRASDGQATGSRKNETYRVRNGETIEGIARKLSVSTEDLIAANRLKRPDRIKVGQTLVVPGNPVGSESRATAKARTHVVKRGESLWELSQKYGVSIDQLRQWNSLSSDEIKAGTRLKVSQDGQG
- a CDS encoding HU family DNA-binding protein, with the translated sequence MNKLDLVSRLARESGIRREEVQTVLNGALELIMEELSTGGRVELRGFGIFTAEERKARPARNPRTGEEVWLPQRRVAAFKAAERLKSLMDNPSTQRQGG
- the xseA gene encoding exodeoxyribonuclease VII large subunit — protein: MAESAVLSVAELAQRLSLHLEREFPAVWVRGELSGYKRHSSGHHYFTLKDSDAQFSAVLWRSRAERLSFRPGDGQAVEALVRIVFYGPGGRLQLDVQNMRPSGLGNLMQRFLELKDKLRAEGLFDPDRKKPLPSWPQHIGLLTARRGAALQDILKVLRRRRPGLTLTLRSTPVQGAGAGEALADNLRLLQAVPGLDLIILGRGGGSFEDLFAFNSETLARVIAACPIPVISAVGHEVDLSISDMVADLRAPTPSAAAELAVPESRLLAQQLDGLRRELGRGVARRVRTARLRLDGLAGHRGLEKPRQRLLQARRALDDAISRSLALLERRLAAAGDQLPGLYHRLRQVLKSRAAETALRLHGLRPRLRAGLALRTQHWRRGPDGSRRALERALALQLERRRERLQAVGARLERLETGRLREWALRLGFAELHGPDGHWLRRAVDLPIEGELELVLRDGRRQARLVPPTEAQGDTE